One window from the genome of Musa acuminata AAA Group cultivar baxijiao chromosome BXJ1-4, Cavendish_Baxijiao_AAA, whole genome shotgun sequence encodes:
- the LOC135671950 gene encoding anthocyanidin 3-O-glucosyltransferase 6-like — MEKLRLVFVTFSGVGHLVAMVEAAKRLLRLEGNHFSATFLLLRLPAPSSGSAVASYLRSAAASDLDISFQELPPVELPADTEGPEDFISRYIEAHKTHVKVAVASLSSSAAVAALVLDFFATTLIDVAVDLGVPAYLYFTSGAVMLALMLHLPVLGEKNPASFEDVERDVDIPGVIPIPSQSMPTPLMRNDNRVYGWFVYHGRRFFEAKGIIINTFAELERGPLTAIEEGHCAPDRPAPLVHPIGPIVAVEEDTSKPGGEKHECVKWLDSQPPESVVFLCFGSMGSFDVPQVREIAAALERSDRRFLWCLRSPSAGKIRALVDATPKDVLPEGFLERTAGRGLVWPEWAPQAAILAHRAVGGFVTHCGWNSALESLWYGVPMLGWPLYAEQHLNAFQLVKVLGVAVELKVDRKRGNFVTADEVERGIRCLMDGRDEVNRVTAKAKEMSLASRKAIEKGGSSHIGLEKLAEEFKTSASSERGLRQS, encoded by the coding sequence ATGGAAAAGCTCCGGCTAGTGTTCGTCACCTTTTCGGGAGTCGGTCACCTCGTCGCCATGGTGGAGGCCGCCAAACGCCTCCTCCGACTGGAGGGAAACCATTTCTCGGCCACTTTTCTCCTCCTACGACTCCCCGCCCCAAGCTCAGGCTCCGCCGTCGCCTCCTACCTCCGCTCCGCGGCCGCCTCCGACCTCGACATCAGCTTCCAGGAGCTCCCGCCCGTGGAGCTCCCGGCCGACACCGAAGGCCCCGAGGACTTCATCTCCCGTTACATCGAGGCCCACAAGACCCACGTCAAGGTCGCCGTCGCATCCCTTTCCTCgtccgccgccgtcgccgccttGGTTTTGGACTTCTTCGCTACCACCCTCATCGACGTCGCGGTCGACCTCGGCGTTCCGGCATACCTTTATTTCACCTCGGGCGCCGTCATGCTCGCGCTCATGCTCCATCTACCCGTTCTCGGCGAGAAGAATCCGGCAAGTTTTGAGGATGTGGAAAGGGATGTTGACATCCCGGGCGTGATTCCGATACCGTCGCAGTCGATGCCGACTCCTCTCATGAGGAATGACAATCGGGTCTACGGTTGGTTTGTGTACCACGGCAGAAGATTCTTCGAAGCCAAAGGCATCATAATCAACACTTTCGCAGAGCTCGAGCGAGGGCCTCTCACGGCCATCGAGGAAGGCCACTGCGCCCCGGATCGACCGGCGCCGCTCGTCCACCCCATTGGTCCAATCGTCGCTGTTGAGGAGGACACCAGCAAACCCGGCGGGGAGAAGCACGAGTGCGTCAAGTGGTTGGATAGCCAGCCTCCGGAGTCGGTGGTATTCCTGTGTTTCGGCAGCATGGGCAGCTTCGACGTGCCGCAGGTGCGCGAGATCGCCGCCGCGCTGGAGCGAAGCGACCGGCGATTCCTATGGTGCCTGCGATCGCCTTCGGCAGGCAAGATCCGAGCCTTGGTCGATGCGACACCCAAAGACGTGCTGCCAGAAGGGTTCCTGGAGAGGACCGCCGGCAGGGGGCTGGTGTGGCCGGAGTGGGCGCCGCAGGCTGCGATACTGGCGCATCGGGCGGTCGGCGGGTTCGTGacgcactgcgggtggaactcggCCTTGGAGAGCTTGTGGTACGGAGTCCCCATGCTCGGGTGGCCGCTGTACGCCGAGCAGCACCTGAATGCGTTCCAGCTGGTGAAGGTTTTGGGGGTGGCCGTAGAGCTGAAGGTGGACAGGAAGAGGGGCAACTTCGTCACTGCAGATGAGGTGGAGAGAGGAATAAGGTGTTTGATGGATGGCCGCGATGAAGTGAACAGGGTGACAGCAAAAGCGAAGGAGATGAGCCTGGCGAGCAGAAAGGCCATAGAGAAAGGAGGTTCCTCTCACATTGGCCTGGAAAAGCTGGCGGAGGAATTCAAGACATCAGCTTCGAGTGAGAGAGGACTCCGTCAAAGCTGA
- the LOC135581549 gene encoding mitochondrial arginine transporter BAC1-like: MATAHESTILPALQERKRVGNGAMSPAVEAAKEYAAGFAAGVATVITGHPFDTVKVKLQAHNTKTQVKEYKNALHCTSRILITEGVRGLYKGASSSFIGMACESSLLFGIYSQTKQKFQGEIQNNRPQLQVIIPSAAFAGALISFILCPTELVKCRMQVQGKDAAMFVRYNGPLECALKTIQQEGVKGIFRGGLSTFLRESIGNAVFFSSYELSRHHLHKQLSFSPSASSHHSKVLVDTGIGIVTGGLAGTAFWLAVLPLDVAKTVIQTSPDPNYSRNPLQTLYAIYKRVGLSGCYAGLGPTLARAFPANAVAIVTWELTAKFLGIRRD; encoded by the exons ATGGCAACTGCTCATGAATCGACCATTTTGCCGGCCcttcaagaaagaaagagagtAGGGAACGGGGCGATGAGCCCGGCGGTCGAGGCTGCCAAGGAATACGCGGCCGGCTTCGCCGCTGGTGTCGCCACCGTCATCACCGGTCATCCCTTCGACACCGTCAAG GTCAAGTTGCAAGCTCACAATACAAAAACACAAGTGAAGGAGTACAAGAATGCTTTACACTGTACTAGTCGGATCTTGATCACTGAAGGA GTAAGAGGATTATATAAAGGTGCGTCATCCTCGTTCATTGGGATGGCATGTGAGAGTTCCCTTCTCTTTGGCATTTATTCCCAGACAAAGCAAAAATTTCAG GGGGAAATTCAGAACAACAGACCACAGCTCCAGGTAATTATTCCTTCAGCAGCATTTGCTGGAGCATTGATCAGCTTTATACTATGTCCAACCGAGCTAGTAAAG TGTAGGATGCAAGTTCAAGGGAAGGATGCAGCAATGTTTGTTAGATACAATGGTCCACTAGAATGTGCTCTTAAAACTATCCAGCAGGAAGGG GTCAAAGGCATTTTTCGTGGTGGATTATCAACCTTTTTAAGAGAATCAATTGGCAATGCAGTCTTCTTTAGCTCTTACGAGCTAAGTCGTCACCACTTGCATAAGCAATTGAGTTTTTCACCATCTGCCTCAAGCCACCATTCAAAGGTTTTAGTCGACACAGGGATTGGCATTGTTACTGGCGGTCTTGCTGGAACTGCT TTCTGGTTAGCTGTTCTTCCACTGGATGTTGCGAAAACTGTGATTCAGACTTCTCCTGATCCAAATTATAGTCGAAATCCTCTCCAAACACTTTACGCG ATTTACAAGAGAGTGGGCTTGAGTGGATGCTATGCTGGTCTTGGGCCAACATTAGCAAGGGCATTTCCAGCTAATGCGGTCGCCATCGTGACCTGGGAGCTTACAGCTAAGTTTTTAGGGATTAGGCGAGACTGA
- the LOC103982105 gene encoding dormancy-associated protein 1: MVLLDKMWDDVVAGPQPERGLGKLRKVSAKPLVIKEGESSGNKYQRSLSMPQTPTTPTTPTASSPTPRQGNVWRSVFNPGSNLATKTLGANLFDKPQPNSPTVYDWLYSGETKSTHR, from the exons ATGGTGCTTCTCGACAAGATGTGGGACGACGTCGTCGCCGGGCCTCAGCCTGAGAGAGGACTCGGCAAGCTGAGGAAGGTCTCCGCCAAGCCTTTGGTCATCAAAG AAGGAGAGAGCAGCGGCAACAAGTACCAGCGATCCCTGTCGATGCCGCAGACGCCCACCACACCTACCACGCCGACGGCCAGCTCCCCCACCCCGCGCCAGGGTAACGTGTGGCGGAGCGTGTTCAACCCCGGCAGCAACCTCGCCACCAAAACCCTCGGCGCCAACTTGTTCGACAAGCCCCAGCCCAACTCCCCCACCGTCTACGACTG GCTGTACAGTGGCGAAACAAAGAGCACCCATCGCTGA